Genomic segment of Buchnera aphidicola (Aphis fabae):
ATCATCAAAAACTAATACAAGAAAAAAATTGGTATCAATCTATGTATTATTACCAACAATCAAAAAAAATTGAGGATAATTTAAAATAGATGAGAAATTTATAATATGGATCATTTAATAGAATTTTGGCCAATTTTACAACGTTTAATACAATATGCCAGACCTTGGAAAAAAAAAATTATATTAGCATTTTTTTTGCTGATAAGTGGTGCAACTTCAGAAGTATTAGGCCCCATTCTAATTAGTTATTTTATTAACAATATTTTATCTAAACATGAATTTTATTTACAATCAATACTGATGATTATCATTACATTTATTATACTACAAATATTAGCAGTTTTTTTTAACTATTTCCAAAGTATTTATTTTAATAAAATAGCTGTAAAAGTGATTAATAAATTACGTAATGACGTTATGCAATCAGCAATAAACCAACCTATTTATCAATTTGATTCTCAACCTATTGGTCAAATTATTTCTAAAGTTACCAATGATACTGAAGTAATTAAAGAACTATATGATACTGTTGCCCCTACTTTATTTCGTAGTATAACATTAATTCTTATTATATTATTCGCAATGTTCACTCTTGAATGGCATATGGCAATAATTGCAATTTTTATTATACCATTAGTAATAATTATTATGTCAATTTATCAATATTATAGTACTCCATTACTTCGAAATGTTAGATATTATTTAGCAAATATTAATAATAAATTCAATGAAACTATCAATGGAATGAATGTAATTCAACAATTTAGTCAGCAAAGTAGATTTAAAAAAAGTATTCAAGATAGTAGTCAATTACATTATTTAGCACGTATGAAAATATTAAAATTAGATGGTTTTCTACTAAGACCGTTGTTAAGCTTAATATCAGCTTTAGTATTATGTAGTTTTATTTTTTCATTTAGTTGCTTAAAAAATGAAGTATTTGAAGTAGGTGTATTATATGCTTTTATTACATATCTAGGACGTCTTAATGAACCTTTAATTTCAATAACTATTCAACAATCTATATTACAACAAGCAATTGTTGCTGGAGAAAGAATATTTTCTCTTATAGATTCAAAAAAACAAGAATATGGAAAAAATAAAAAAAAATTACAAACTGGAAGAGTCAACATTAAAAACCTTTATTTTAATTATTCAAACAGTCCCAAAAATATACTTAATAATATTAATATAGATATTCCATCTAAAAGTTTTATTGCATTTGTCGGTCATACAGGAAGTGGAAAAAGCACTTTAGCTCATTTATTAATGGGATATTATCCAATTAAAAATGGAGAAATATATCTTGATAATAAACCTATTAGTTCTATAAGTCATTGTGTTTTAAGAGAAAGTATATTAATGGTACAACAAGATCCAATAATTCTTGCAGATACTTTTTTTTCTAATATTGCATTAGGAAGAAAGATATCAGAAGATAAAGTATGGGAAATATTAAAAATTGTTAATCTTTTTTCTTTAGTTAAATCTATGCCGAAAGGTTTATATTCTATTTTAGGAGAAGAAGGTAATACTTTATCTGTCGGACAAAAGCAACTATTATCTATTGCTAGAATACTTGTCAAAACTCCTAAAATACTTATATTAGATGAAGCAACTGCTAGTATTGATTCTGGAACTGAAAAATTAATTCAAACTACTTTAACTTCCATAAAAAAACATACTACATTAATTGTTATAGCACATAGACTATCTACAATAGTTGAAGCGGATATTATTGTAGTTTTAGATAGAGGAAAAGTTGTTGAATTTGGAACACATAACAAATTATTAAAAACAAAAAGTTATTATTCAAAAATGTATAATTTTCAATTGTCTAAATACTAAAATATTAAATTTAGAAGATTCTGTTAGTTAAAACAAAACACCTGTATGCATTGATTTAGCTGCTTCTTTCCAGATCTGACTCATTTTTCAATTTAACAGTGTTTAGGTCTAACAGAATCTTCTTTTTTACATTTTAATATAAAAAATTGAATTTCATATTCTATACACTAAATGTATAATTTACAACTAATATTTTAAAGAAATTTTTAATCTTTAAATACAATTAATATCATAAAAACATTTAAAAAATATGAACTATCAAATATTAGCAAGAAAATATCGTCCTAAATATTTTAAAGAAATTATTGGTCAAAATCATATTATAACTTCGATATGTAATGCAATTTCTATTAAAAGAATACATCATGCATGGTTGCTTTCTGGAACTAGAGGAATTGGAAAAACTACTATTGGCCGATTATTAGCTAAAAGTTTAAATTGTCAAAAAAATATTAGTGCCATACCTTGTAGAAAGTGTATTGTTTGCAGAGAAATAGAACAAGGAACCTCTCTTGATTTTATTGAAATAGATGCTGCTTCTAGAACAAAGATAGAAGATATGAGAGAAATTTTAGATAATATTTATTATGCTCCAATTAAAAGTAGATTTAAAATATACTTGATTGATGAAGTACATATGCTTTCTAGATATAGCTTTAATGCACTTTTAAAAACCCTTGAAGAACCACCTAAACATGTTAAATTTATTTTAGCGACAACAGAAATAGAAAAAATACCTAAAACTATTATCTCTCGTTGTTTATATTTTACACTAAATATATTATCTGAAGAAGATATTTTTAATTATTTAAAGTTTGTTTTAAATAATGAAAATATTAATTTTGATATAGACGCTTTAAAAATAATATCTGAATACGCTAAAGGAAGTATGAGAGATGCATTAAATTTATTAGAACATGCTATAAGTTTTAGTAAAAACAATATTAATTTAAAAAATATTAATGAAATGTTAAGTATTCCAAGTAAAAAAAATGTTTATTTATTAACTAAATTTTTATTAGAAAAAAATTCTAAAAAAATGATGTTCTTATTAAATAAAATGGATAAGATAAATATAGAATGGGAAAATGTTTTAATAGAAGTATTACGTATATTACATCATATTGCTATGATAAAAACATATCCATTAGAATGGAATGAAAATATTTATAAAAATTATCAATATGACATAAAAGAAATAGCACATAAAAAAAACAAAAAAAATATTCAAATATGTTATAAAATTCTCCTAGATGGAAGAAAAAATTTAACTTTTTCACCTAATCATAAAATAGGTGTAAAAATGACATTACTTCAAGCAATTACAGAAATAAAAAAAGAAATTTCATAAAAAATCAATCATAAATTTTTATTAAAAATTTTAAAAGTGAGAAAATTATGTTTAGTAAAGGTGGTTTAGGCAATTTAATGAAACAAGCTCAACAAATGCAAGAAAAAATGGCAAAAATACAGGAAGAAATTGCTAAAATGGAAGTTACAGGAGAAGCAGGAGCAGGATTAGTAAAAGTCACTATTAATGGATCTCACAACTGTAGAAGAGTAGAAATAGATCCAAGTTTATTAAAAGATAATGATAAAGATATGCTAGAAGATTTAGCAGCTGCTGCATTCAATGATGCAGCTAGAAGAATATCTGAAGTTCAAAAGAAAAAAATGTCTAATATATCTACTGGTATGCAACTTCCTTCAGGTTTTAATATGCCTATATAAATATTAAAAGTTTTAATTTTTAAATAAACTTTTAAAAATATTTTATATCTTAATTTAATACAGGATTTTTCTATGAATATACCAAAAACAGAAACATATAGTTTCCAATCTGAAGTAAAACAATTATTGCATTTAATGATTCATTCTTTATATTCAAACAAAGAAATTTTTTTAAGAGAATTAATATCTAATGCATCAGATGCAATAGATAAACTACGATTTGAATCTATATCATCACCAGAATTATCTAATAACACACCAAAAATTCAAATTTCTATTAATAAATCGCAAAGAACACTGATTATTAATGACAATGGAATTGGAATGACAAGAAAAGATATAATTGAAAATTTAGGAACAATTGCCAAATCAGGTACTAAGTCATTTTTAAAATCTTTAGAAAATAAACAAAACAACATAAAAAATGAATTAATCGGCGAGTTTGGAGTAGGTTTTTATTCAGCTTTTATAGTTTCAGATAAGGTATTAGTAAGAACAAAATTTGCTGGAAATAAATCTAATGACGGAATATTATGGGAATCTTCAGGAGAAGGTAAATATAATATAACAAACGTTATTAAGAAAACAAAAGGTACTGAAATTACATTATTTTTAAAAAAAGAAGAAGATGAATTTTTAGAAACATGGAAAATTAAAAATATTGTCAACAAATATTCAGATCATATTACTGTGCC
This window contains:
- a CDS encoding YbaB/EbfC family nucleoid-associated protein, which encodes MFSKGGLGNLMKQAQQMQEKMAKIQEEIAKMEVTGEAGAGLVKVTINGSHNCRRVEIDPSLLKDNDKDMLEDLAAAAFNDAARRISEVQKKKMSNISTGMQLPSGFNMPI
- the dnaX gene encoding DNA polymerase III subunit gamma/tau, whose protein sequence is MNYQILARKYRPKYFKEIIGQNHIITSICNAISIKRIHHAWLLSGTRGIGKTTIGRLLAKSLNCQKNISAIPCRKCIVCREIEQGTSLDFIEIDAASRTKIEDMREILDNIYYAPIKSRFKIYLIDEVHMLSRYSFNALLKTLEEPPKHVKFILATTEIEKIPKTIISRCLYFTLNILSEEDIFNYLKFVLNNENINFDIDALKIISEYAKGSMRDALNLLEHAISFSKNNINLKNINEMLSIPSKKNVYLLTKFLLEKNSKKMMFLLNKMDKINIEWENVLIEVLRILHHIAMIKTYPLEWNENIYKNYQYDIKEIAHKKNKKNIQICYKILLDGRKNLTFSPNHKIGVKMTLLQAITEIKKEIS
- a CDS encoding SmdB family multidrug efflux ABC transporter permease/ATP-binding protein: MDHLIEFWPILQRLIQYARPWKKKIILAFFLLISGATSEVLGPILISYFINNILSKHEFYLQSILMIIITFIILQILAVFFNYFQSIYFNKIAVKVINKLRNDVMQSAINQPIYQFDSQPIGQIISKVTNDTEVIKELYDTVAPTLFRSITLILIILFAMFTLEWHMAIIAIFIIPLVIIIMSIYQYYSTPLLRNVRYYLANINNKFNETINGMNVIQQFSQQSRFKKSIQDSSQLHYLARMKILKLDGFLLRPLLSLISALVLCSFIFSFSCLKNEVFEVGVLYAFITYLGRLNEPLISITIQQSILQQAIVAGERIFSLIDSKKQEYGKNKKKLQTGRVNIKNLYFNYSNSPKNILNNINIDIPSKSFIAFVGHTGSGKSTLAHLLMGYYPIKNGEIYLDNKPISSISHCVLRESILMVQQDPIILADTFFSNIALGRKISEDKVWEILKIVNLFSLVKSMPKGLYSILGEEGNTLSVGQKQLLSIARILVKTPKILILDEATASIDSGTEKLIQTTLTSIKKHTTLIVIAHRLSTIVEADIIVVLDRGKVVEFGTHNKLLKTKSYYSKMYNFQLSKY